In a genomic window of Mycolicibacter heraklionensis:
- a CDS encoding GNAT family N-acetyltransferase → MSTGSVLIAPEPATDSPASGTDNPRYSLLLSTDPAMIEAAQRMRFEVFSTEPGFCLTDTDGRPGLDADHFDEYCDHLLVRDDDSGELVGCYRMLPPTGAIAAGGLYSAIEFDVTALDPLRPSLVEMGRAVVRPGHRNGAVVLLMWAGILAYLDRYQYDYITGCVSVPVCGEGAPGSQIRGVRDFVRRRHASPHRVTPYRPVVVDGKSLDEIAPPTRPTMPPLLRGYLRLGARVCGEPAHDPAFGVGDFPALLRRSDADTRYLRRLRSVSAASVVAGAPEAADTAAQA, encoded by the coding sequence GTGAGCACTGGTTCTGTTCTCATCGCCCCTGAGCCCGCCACCGATTCTCCCGCTTCCGGGACCGACAACCCGCGCTACTCGTTGCTGCTGTCCACCGACCCCGCCATGATCGAAGCCGCGCAGCGGATGCGATTCGAGGTGTTCAGCACCGAGCCGGGCTTCTGCCTGACCGACACCGACGGCCGACCCGGCCTGGACGCCGACCACTTCGACGAATACTGCGACCACCTGCTGGTGCGCGACGACGACTCCGGTGAACTGGTCGGCTGCTACCGGATGCTGCCGCCCACCGGGGCCATCGCCGCCGGAGGCCTTTACAGCGCAATCGAATTCGATGTCACCGCGCTGGACCCGCTGCGGCCGTCGCTGGTCGAGATGGGTCGTGCCGTGGTCCGGCCCGGCCACCGCAACGGCGCTGTCGTGCTGTTGATGTGGGCCGGAATCCTGGCCTACCTGGACCGCTACCAGTACGACTACATCACCGGCTGCGTGTCGGTGCCGGTGTGCGGCGAGGGCGCCCCCGGCAGTCAGATCCGCGGTGTCCGCGACTTCGTGCGGCGCCGCCACGCCTCCCCGCACCGGGTGACCCCGTATCGGCCCGTGGTGGTCGACGGCAAGAGCCTCGACGAGATCGCGCCGCCGACTCGCCCGACCATGCCGCCGCTGCTGCGCGGCTACCTGCGCCTGGGCGCGCGGGTCTGCGGTGAGCCGGCCCACGACCCGGCCTTCGGGGTGGGGGACTTCCCGGCCCTGCTGCGCCGCAGCGACGCGGACACCCGCTACCTGCGCCGGCTGCGGTCGGTGTCCGCGGCGTCGGTGGTGGCGGGGGCCCCTGAGGCGGCCGACACCGCCGCACAGGCGTGA
- a CDS encoding SDR family NAD(P)-dependent oxidoreductase, with translation MNELAGQTALVTGGTAGIGLESARLLARHGAAVIITGRSAARGTAAVAELGGAVRFVAADLSDLDSVKSLVEQCGDGVDIVVNNAASFPGALTVDQDVASFTSTFDTNVRGAYFLVAALAPGMLRRGRGSIVNVTSMVAFKGVPGASSYSASKAALESLTRTWAAEFGPHGVRVNSVAPGPTATEGVVAEWGDVNDELGRALPLGRTAHAAEIAEAVLFLASPRSSFITGSTLHADGGGAAA, from the coding sequence GTGAACGAACTGGCGGGCCAGACCGCGTTGGTGACCGGCGGGACCGCGGGTATCGGACTCGAATCCGCGCGGCTGCTGGCGCGGCACGGCGCCGCGGTGATCATCACCGGCCGCTCGGCAGCACGTGGTACCGCGGCCGTCGCCGAACTCGGCGGCGCGGTGAGATTTGTGGCTGCCGATCTGTCCGACCTCGATTCGGTGAAATCGTTGGTGGAGCAATGCGGCGACGGCGTCGACATCGTGGTGAACAACGCCGCCAGCTTCCCCGGGGCACTGACGGTCGACCAGGACGTGGCGTCGTTCACCTCGACGTTCGACACCAACGTGCGCGGCGCCTATTTCCTGGTCGCCGCCCTGGCGCCGGGCATGCTGCGGCGCGGGCGCGGCAGCATCGTCAACGTCACCAGCATGGTCGCCTTCAAGGGCGTGCCCGGGGCGTCGAGTTACAGCGCGTCCAAAGCCGCGTTGGAGTCGCTGACCCGCACCTGGGCCGCCGAATTCGGCCCGCACGGGGTACGGGTCAACAGTGTTGCTCCGGGACCGACCGCCACCGAGGGCGTCGTCGCCGAATGGGGTGACGTCAATGACGAACTGGGCCGGGCGCTGCCGCTCGGGCGCACCGCACACGCGGCGGAGATCGCCGAAGCCGTGCTCTTCCTCGCCTCGCCGCGGTCCAGCTTCATCACCGGATCGACCCTGCACGCCGACGGTGGTGGCGCCGCCGCCTGA
- the mnmA gene encoding tRNA 2-thiouridine(34) synthase MnmA, with the protein MKVVVAMSGGVDSSVAAARMVDAGHDVVGVHLALSRNPGTLRTGSRGCCSREDSDDARRVADVLGIPFYVWDFSEQFKDEVIDDFVDSYARGETPNPCMRCNEKIKFSAVAARALALGFDMVATGHYARLADGRLRRAVDADKDQSYVLAVLTAEQLRHAAFPIGDTPKPQIRAEAAERGLAVASKPDSHDICFIPTGDTRTFLGGHIGVRPGAVVDTHGSVLAEHDGVHGFTIGQRKGLGIAGPGPDGQPRYVTGIDAATGTVTVGPAAELDVVELTGRAPVFTSGRPWHGPVECEVQVRAHGETVGAVAELVGDMLQVRLRTPLRGVARGQTLACYRPDAQGDEVIASATIAATF; encoded by the coding sequence GTGAAAGTCGTCGTCGCGATGAGCGGCGGGGTCGATTCATCGGTCGCCGCGGCCCGCATGGTCGATGCCGGGCACGACGTGGTCGGCGTGCATCTGGCACTGTCGCGCAATCCGGGCACCCTGCGCACCGGCTCGCGGGGGTGCTGTTCGCGGGAGGACTCCGACGACGCCCGCCGCGTCGCCGACGTGCTGGGCATCCCGTTCTACGTGTGGGACTTCTCCGAGCAGTTCAAGGACGAGGTGATCGACGACTTCGTCGACTCCTACGCTCGCGGCGAGACGCCCAACCCGTGCATGCGGTGCAACGAGAAGATCAAGTTCTCCGCGGTGGCCGCCCGAGCCCTCGCTCTGGGCTTCGACATGGTGGCCACCGGCCACTACGCCCGGCTCGCCGACGGTCGACTCCGGCGCGCGGTGGACGCCGATAAGGACCAGTCCTACGTGCTCGCGGTGCTGACCGCCGAGCAGCTCCGGCACGCCGCGTTCCCGATCGGGGACACCCCCAAGCCACAGATCCGCGCTGAGGCCGCCGAACGTGGTCTGGCGGTGGCGAGTAAGCCCGACAGTCATGACATCTGCTTCATCCCGACCGGCGACACCCGCACCTTCCTCGGCGGCCACATCGGCGTACGGCCGGGGGCCGTGGTGGACACTCACGGGTCGGTGCTGGCCGAACACGACGGGGTGCACGGTTTCACCATCGGCCAGCGCAAGGGCCTGGGCATCGCCGGGCCAGGCCCGGACGGCCAGCCGCGCTATGTGACCGGTATCGACGCCGCGACCGGCACCGTCACCGTCGGGCCCGCCGCCGAGTTGGACGTGGTGGAGCTCACCGGGCGGGCACCGGTATTCACCTCCGGGCGGCCGTGGCATGGCCCGGTCGAGTGCGAGGTGCAGGTGCGCGCCCACGGTGAGACCGTCGGCGCGGTGGCCGAACTGGTCGGCGACATGTTGCAGGTGCGACTGCGCACGCCGTTGCGCGGCGTGGCCCGCGGCCAGACCCTGGCCTGCTACCGCCCGGACGCGCAAGGCGACGAAGTGATCGCCAGCGCCACCATCGCCGCCACCTTTTAA
- a CDS encoding cysteine desulfurase family protein, with amino-acid sequence MVYLDHAATTPMHPPAIEAMAAVLGTVGNASSLHAAGRAARRRMEESRESIAARLGARPSEVVFTAGGTDGDNLAVKGIFWARRDADARRRRIITTEVEHHAVLDAVGWLAEHEGAEITWLPTDADGSVSPDALREELDAGRADDVALVSVMWANNEVGTVLPVAELALIAAEFGVPMHSDAVQAVGQLPVDFGASGLSALSLTAHKFGGPCGTGALLIRRDVACVPLTHGGGQERDIRSGTPDVAGAVGMAAALQVAVGSLEATADRVAGLRDRLIDGVLARIDNTRVNGSRIQRLPGNAHFTFAGCEGDSLLMLLDANGIECSTGSACTAGVPQPSHVLTAMGADPVAARGSLRLSLGHTSVDADVDAVLAVLPGAVDRARQAMLAAAGVAR; translated from the coding sequence ATGGTCTATCTGGATCACGCCGCCACCACCCCGATGCACCCGCCAGCCATCGAGGCGATGGCAGCTGTGCTGGGAACCGTCGGAAACGCCTCCTCGCTGCACGCCGCGGGCCGCGCCGCGCGCCGCCGGATGGAGGAGTCCCGCGAGTCCATCGCGGCACGGCTGGGTGCGCGCCCGTCCGAGGTGGTGTTCACCGCCGGCGGCACCGACGGCGACAACCTGGCCGTCAAGGGCATCTTCTGGGCCCGCCGCGACGCCGATGCGCGGCGACGCCGGATCATCACCACCGAGGTCGAGCACCACGCGGTGCTGGATGCGGTGGGCTGGCTCGCCGAACACGAGGGCGCCGAGATCACCTGGCTGCCCACCGACGCCGACGGCTCGGTGTCACCGGACGCGCTGCGCGAGGAATTGGATGCCGGCCGGGCCGACGACGTCGCCCTGGTGTCGGTGATGTGGGCCAACAATGAAGTGGGAACGGTGTTGCCGGTCGCCGAACTGGCTTTGATCGCGGCTGAGTTCGGAGTGCCGATGCACTCCGACGCCGTCCAGGCGGTCGGGCAGCTGCCGGTCGATTTCGGCGCCAGTGGGTTGTCCGCGCTGAGCCTGACCGCCCATAAGTTCGGCGGCCCGTGCGGGACCGGCGCACTGCTGATTCGTCGTGACGTAGCCTGTGTCCCGCTCACGCACGGTGGTGGTCAGGAGCGTGACATCCGTTCCGGCACACCCGATGTCGCCGGGGCAGTCGGAATGGCCGCGGCGCTTCAGGTCGCGGTGGGCTCGTTGGAGGCCACCGCCGACCGCGTTGCGGGCCTGCGTGACCGGCTCATCGACGGAGTGCTCGCCCGGATCGACAACACCCGGGTCAACGGGTCACGCATCCAACGGCTGCCCGGCAACGCGCACTTCACCTTCGCCGGCTGCGAAGGCGACTCCCTGCTGATGTTGTTGGACGCCAACGGCATCGAATGCTCCACCGGATCGGCCTGCACCGCTGGTGTGCCGCAGCCCTCGCACGTCCTGACCGCGATGGGTGCTGATCCGGTGGCCGCCCGTGGATCGCTGCGACTGTCGTTGGGACACACCAGCGTCGACGCTGACGTCGACGCCGTGCTGGCGGTGCTGCCCGGCGCCGTGGACCGGGCCCGCCAGGCGATGCTGGCCGCCGCGGGAGTAGCCCGGTGA
- a CDS encoding lysophospholipid acyltransferase family protein: protein MNAWAPQAFCTPRCIRGGSERPFPGMVALRLALVVLLAPLLPLLAVPIPGRVRLQRRCCRVVLRCFGVRVTTTGGPVRNLRGMLVVSPHVSWLDVFVIGAVSPGTFVARADLISWPGIGALARMMRIIPIERDSLRGLPVVVETVAARLRAGRTVVAFPEGTTWCGRAHGKFYPAMFQAAVDAARPVQPLQLTYHHQDGSPSTVPAFVGDDSLLASMRRLITARRTVAQVHVAALQLPGTDRRELAARCQAAAGWRVPRRRRARIVC from the coding sequence GTGAACGCCTGGGCGCCCCAGGCGTTCTGCACCCCCCGGTGCATCCGTGGCGGTAGCGAGCGACCGTTCCCGGGGATGGTGGCGCTGCGGCTGGCCCTGGTGGTGCTGCTGGCGCCGCTGCTGCCACTGCTGGCGGTACCGATTCCGGGCCGCGTCCGGCTGCAGCGCCGCTGCTGCCGGGTGGTGTTGCGCTGCTTCGGCGTGCGGGTGACCACGACCGGCGGGCCGGTACGCAACCTGCGCGGCATGTTGGTGGTCAGCCCACACGTGTCCTGGCTGGATGTGTTCGTGATCGGTGCGGTATCGCCGGGGACGTTCGTGGCACGCGCCGACCTGATCAGCTGGCCCGGCATCGGAGCGCTGGCCCGCATGATGCGGATCATCCCCATCGAGCGGGACAGCCTGCGTGGGTTGCCGGTGGTGGTCGAGACGGTGGCGGCCCGATTGCGGGCCGGCCGCACCGTCGTGGCCTTCCCGGAGGGCACCACCTGGTGCGGACGGGCCCACGGCAAGTTCTATCCGGCGATGTTCCAGGCCGCCGTGGACGCCGCGCGGCCGGTGCAGCCGCTGCAGCTCACCTACCACCACCAGGACGGGTCGCCGTCGACCGTGCCGGCGTTTGTCGGCGACGACAGCCTGTTGGCTTCGATGCGTCGCTTGATCACCGCGCGACGCACTGTGGCGCAGGTACATGTCGCGGCTTTGCAGTTGCCGGGAACGGATCGGCGTGAGCTGGCCGCGCGTTGCCAGGCGGCGGCGGGCTGGCGGGTGCCGCGGCGTCGACGAGCCCGCATCGTCTGTTGA